One Primulina huaijiensis isolate GDHJ02 chromosome 8, ASM1229523v2, whole genome shotgun sequence genomic region harbors:
- the LOC140983304 gene encoding ATP synthase subunit b', chloroplastic has protein sequence MANMIMASSKAFVNSISPIPTPKLTPLPKIPLPASPKPLQLPSSLKSVPSLLAAAASFTLANVPPSLAEEMEKSQLFDFNLTLPTIAAEFLILMFALDKVYYSPLGKFMDERDAAIREKLSSVKDTSAEVKALEEKAAAVMKAARAEISAALNKMKKETQLEVEQKLVEGRKKVELELQEALASLEKQKEDTIKALDSQIAALSDEIVKKVLPVS, from the coding sequence ATGGCCAACATGATAATGGCCTCCTCCAAAGCCTTTGTCAACAGCATCTCCCCCATCCCCACCCCAAAACTCACTCCTCTTCCCAAAATACCCCTGCCCGCATCCCCTAAACCCCTTCAACTCCCCTCCTCTCTCAAGTCTGTCCCTTCCCTCCTCGCCGCCGCTGCCTCCTTCACGCTCGCCAACGTGCCTCCCTCACTGGCCGAGGAAATGGAAAAGTCCCAGCTTTTCGACTTCAACCTGACACTCCCTACCATAGCTGCGGAATTCTTGATCCTGATGTTCGCCTTGGACAAGGTATACTACAGTCCTCTGGGGAAATTCATGGATGAGAGAGACGCCGCCATCAGAGAGAAGCTGAGCAGCGTTAAAGATACTTCCGCGGAGGTGAAGGCGCTGGAGGAGAAAGCTGCGGCGGTGATGAAGGCGGCGAGGGCGGAAATATCCGCCGCCCTTAACAAGATGAAGAAGGAGACTCAGCTTGAGGTGGAGCAGAAGCTGGTAGAGGGGAGGAAGAAAGTGGAGCTAGAGCTGCAAGAGGCGCTGGCCAGCTTGGAGAAGCAGAAGGAAGACACCATCAAAGCTCTTGATTCCCAAATTGCTGCACTTAGCGACGAAATTGTCAAGAAGGTCCTCCCTGTTTCTTGA